One stretch of Caloramator mitchellensis DNA includes these proteins:
- the rplS gene encoding 50S ribosomal protein L19: protein MDLIRAIEAEQLRNDLPSFNVGDTIKVHVKVREGNRERIQVFEGLVLKRQNGGVRETFTVRRISYGVGVERTFPVHSPIIDKIEVVRRGKVRRAKLYYIRKKIGKAATRVKEIIE from the coding sequence ATGGATTTAATAAGAGCAATTGAAGCTGAACAATTAAGGAATGACCTTCCAAGTTTCAATGTAGGTGACACTATAAAAGTTCACGTAAAAGTTAGAGAAGGAAACAGAGAAAGAATTCAGGTTTTTGAAGGTTTAGTTTTAAAGAGACAAAATGGTGGAGTTAGAGAGACTTTCACAGTAAGAAGAATTTCTTACGGTGTAGGTGTTGAAAGAACATTCCCTGTTCATTCACCAATAATCGATAAGATTGAAGTGGTTAGAAGAGGTAAGGTTAGAAGAGCTAAGCTTTACTACATCAGAAAGAAGATCGGTAAGGCTGCTACAAGAGTTAAGGAAATCATTGAGTAA
- the ylqF gene encoding ribosome biogenesis GTPase YlqF — MNIQWYPGHMVKTKRQISESLKLIDVVIELLDARAPISSKNPDIDEIISNKPKIVILNKADLADEKINKEWINFYKSINIVALDVDCITGKNINKIFPSIKNIIKNKLQKDINKGIIGRPVRALVVGIPNVGKSTFINKIANKSTAQTGDRPGVTKSKQWIKVNNEFELMDTPGILWPKFDDEMVALHLAYIKAIKEEILDIVELSIKFIDEIKKSNPNNLKDRFKIEIKDDPTEMLKDIGRKRGCIVAGSEIDMYRAANVLMEEFRIGKLGRISLETPNMIIGVE; from the coding sequence ATGAATATACAGTGGTATCCAGGGCATATGGTTAAAACTAAAAGGCAAATATCTGAATCATTAAAATTAATTGATGTTGTAATAGAATTATTAGACGCAAGAGCGCCAATCAGCAGCAAGAACCCTGATATCGATGAAATCATTTCAAACAAACCCAAGATAGTGATTTTGAACAAAGCAGATTTGGCAGATGAAAAGATAAATAAAGAATGGATTAATTTCTACAAGTCAATCAACATCGTGGCTTTAGATGTTGATTGTATAACTGGTAAAAACATAAATAAAATTTTCCCGAGCATAAAAAACATTATTAAAAACAAATTGCAAAAGGATATAAATAAAGGTATTATAGGCAGACCAGTGAGAGCATTAGTTGTTGGCATTCCTAATGTTGGTAAATCGACCTTTATAAATAAAATAGCCAACAAATCTACAGCCCAAACAGGTGATAGACCTGGAGTAACCAAAAGCAAACAGTGGATCAAGGTAAATAATGAATTTGAATTGATGGATACTCCTGGAATACTTTGGCCTAAATTTGATGATGAAATGGTAGCTCTTCATCTTGCGTATATAAAGGCGATTAAAGAAGAGATTTTAGATATAGTTGAATTGTCGATAAAGTTTATAGATGAAATAAAAAAGTCTAATCCAAACAATCTAAAAGACAGATTTAAGATAGAGATAAAGGATGATCCAACGGAAATGCTTAAGGATATTGGTCGCAAAAGAGGATGTATCGTTGCTGGTTCGGAAATAGATATGTATAGAGCTGCAAATGTATTAATGGAAGAGTTTAGGATAGGTAAGCTTGGAAGAATATCTCTTGAAACTCCTAATATGATAATTGGGGTTGAATAA